A genomic segment from Candidatus Zixiibacteriota bacterium encodes:
- a CDS encoding DcrB-related protein translates to MPDDRTNNRFEITLPDDWVDQSMYIFNGPEVGGIQHNLTLVIDQSVEDNDLDRFATERLDAVLSVTPNMELLKKEVKALANGNQVCDAVVKWIPVDGKIIFQKRVYMILGGRGYTFLANFTKQTMKTIGLQVEQMINSFRPEAS, encoded by the coding sequence ATGCCTGATGACAGAACGAATAACAGATTCGAAATAACACTTCCCGATGACTGGGTTGATCAATCGATGTATATCTTCAATGGTCCCGAAGTGGGCGGGATACAGCACAATCTAACGTTGGTGATTGACCAGTCCGTTGAAGATAACGACCTGGATAGGTTCGCCACCGAGAGGCTGGATGCCGTGTTGAGTGTGACGCCCAATATGGAGCTGCTCAAGAAGGAGGTCAAGGCACTTGCGAATGGCAATCAGGTGTGTGATGCGGTGGTGAAGTGGATTCCGGTTGATGGAAAGATAATTTTTCAGAAGCGGGTATATATGATCCTGGGTGGCAGGGGATACACTTTTCTTGCCAATTTCACGAAGCAGACGATGAAAACGATTGGTCTTCAGGTGGAGCAGATGATAAACAGTTTCAGGCCGGAAGCGAGTTAA